In a genomic window of Microterricola viridarii:
- a CDS encoding TetR/AcrR family transcriptional regulator, with protein sequence MARRGSYAKGVAKRDEILTEALRVIARNGYSRTSVRELADAVGLSQAGLLHYFSSKEELFAAVLQKRDEVDSRDFVSGDGDPSLASLAVSENPFGSLATVMRHNTEVPGLAQLYTRLAAEATDASHPAHDFFVQRGHEFREYFARSVRASQAAGRLSPAIDADKVATIMIAVADGLQTQWMIDPELDMGEHIDYLAELLGLVP encoded by the coding sequence ATGGCACGCAGAGGCTCATACGCAAAAGGGGTCGCCAAGCGCGACGAGATCCTGACGGAGGCCCTGCGGGTGATCGCCCGCAACGGCTACAGCCGCACCTCTGTGCGCGAGCTTGCCGACGCCGTCGGGCTGAGCCAGGCTGGGTTGCTGCACTACTTCAGCTCCAAGGAGGAGCTCTTCGCCGCCGTGCTGCAGAAGCGCGACGAGGTCGACTCCCGCGACTTCGTGAGCGGCGACGGCGACCCCTCCCTCGCCTCGCTGGCCGTCAGCGAGAACCCGTTCGGCTCGCTGGCCACGGTCATGCGGCACAACACCGAGGTCCCGGGGCTCGCCCAGCTCTACACGCGCCTGGCGGCCGAGGCGACGGATGCCAGCCACCCCGCTCACGACTTCTTCGTGCAGCGCGGCCACGAGTTCCGCGAGTACTTCGCCCGCAGCGTGCGGGCATCCCAGGCGGCGGGCAGGCTGTCCCCCGCGATCGACGCCGACAAGGTCGCCACCATCATGATTGCCGTGGCCGACGGTCTGCAGACGCAGTGGATGATCGACCCCGAGCTCGACATGGGCGAGCACATCGACTACCTGGCGGAGCTGCTCGGTCTCGTTCCGTAG
- a CDS encoding MFS transporter, protein MSTTSPNPELADDGRTAVTSTGMQSPVATKRLLPSIAVLSVFVFATYAGVIGILLPAQVAQIDPDPVAKVANFGLVSSISFVFTLFAQPVVGAFSDRTRNRLGRRAPWMLIGASVAMIFLLGMGGMQNILWVTVFWVVIQVSMNAVQGPLSAVVPDRFPRSKRGVASAMAGVGMMLGSVVGTVVAAQFVANIGIGYAVFGIGVLVVTALYVVVNKDYPSGGAVVEPWSWAAFLKGFWINPKRNPDFFWAFTARFLFILGYFVIAAYNLYLLQDYIGMELETAAASAATLAMAGLLPTIISIALAGWWSDKIGRRKVFIYAATVIMIIGLAFPLLMPTFEGMLIMNIINGFGFGLYMACDTALMTEVLPGGGTAAGKDLGILNVATNIPQALSPAVAGFIILALGGYSALFVFAMIAVVAAALALIPIKGVR, encoded by the coding sequence GTGTCCACAACATCGCCCAACCCAGAGCTCGCGGATGACGGCCGCACCGCCGTCACCTCGACCGGGATGCAGAGTCCCGTTGCCACCAAGAGGCTGCTGCCGTCGATCGCCGTCTTGTCGGTGTTCGTGTTCGCCACCTACGCCGGCGTCATCGGCATCCTGCTCCCCGCCCAGGTCGCGCAGATCGACCCAGACCCGGTCGCCAAGGTCGCCAACTTCGGCCTCGTCAGCTCGATCTCGTTCGTCTTCACCCTGTTCGCCCAGCCCGTCGTCGGCGCCTTCAGCGACCGCACCCGCAACAGGCTCGGCCGCCGCGCCCCGTGGATGCTGATCGGCGCCTCCGTCGCGATGATCTTCCTGCTCGGCATGGGCGGAATGCAGAACATCCTCTGGGTCACGGTCTTCTGGGTCGTGATCCAGGTGTCGATGAACGCGGTGCAGGGCCCGCTCAGCGCCGTCGTGCCCGACCGCTTCCCCCGCTCCAAGCGCGGCGTCGCCTCGGCCATGGCCGGCGTCGGCATGATGCTCGGCAGCGTCGTCGGAACCGTTGTCGCCGCCCAGTTCGTGGCGAACATCGGCATCGGCTACGCGGTCTTCGGCATCGGCGTCCTCGTCGTGACCGCGCTCTACGTCGTCGTCAACAAGGACTACCCCAGCGGCGGCGCCGTCGTCGAGCCGTGGAGCTGGGCAGCCTTCCTGAAGGGCTTCTGGATCAACCCGAAGCGGAACCCGGACTTCTTCTGGGCCTTCACCGCCCGCTTCCTGTTCATCCTCGGCTACTTCGTGATCGCGGCATACAACCTCTACCTGCTGCAGGACTACATCGGCATGGAGCTCGAAACGGCTGCCGCCTCGGCCGCCACGCTCGCCATGGCCGGCCTGCTGCCCACCATCATCTCGATCGCCCTGGCCGGCTGGTGGAGCGACAAGATCGGCCGCCGCAAGGTCTTCATCTACGCGGCCACCGTGATCATGATCATCGGCCTGGCCTTCCCGCTGCTCATGCCCACCTTCGAGGGCATGCTGATCATGAACATCATCAACGGTTTCGGATTCGGGCTCTACATGGCCTGCGACACCGCCCTGATGACCGAGGTGCTGCCGGGCGGCGGCACCGCGGCCGGCAAGGACCTCGGCATCCTGAACGTCGCCACCAACATCCCCCAGGCGCTCAGCCCGGCCGTCGCCGGCTTCATCATCCTCGCGCTCGGCGGCTATTCGGCCCTGTTCGTCTTTGCGATGATCGCGGTCGTCGCCGCCGCGCTCGCGCTGATACCGATCAAGGGCGTCCGCTAA
- a CDS encoding MFS transporter — translation MPTPSTTPELADDGRTALTSTAMQSPVATRRLLPSIAILSVFVFATYGAVIGILLPAQIATIDPDPLAKVANFGLVSSVSFVFTLFAQPIVGALSDRTRSRLGRRAPWMLIGASVAMIFLLGMGGMQNVLLIAAFWATIQVSMNAIQGPLSAVVPDRFPRSKRGVASAMAGLGSMLGGVLGTVVAAQFVNNVGIGYAIFGIGVLVATVLYVFVNKDTSSVGAVVEPWSWKNFLTGFWINPKQHPDFAWAFAGRFLFILGYFVITAYSLYLLQDYIGLPLEEAASTAALLSAAGLVPILVSISLAGWWSDKIGRRKVFIYAATVIMVISLAFPLLMPTVTGMLIMNIVSGFGFGFYMACDAALMTEVLPGGGTAAGKDLGILNVATNIPQALSPAVAGLIITFAGGYQALFVFAMIAVTLAAIVLAPIKSVR, via the coding sequence GTGCCCACCCCATCCACCACCCCGGAGCTCGCCGACGACGGCCGCACCGCGCTGACATCGACCGCAATGCAGAGCCCGGTGGCCACCCGGCGCCTGCTGCCATCGATCGCGATCCTGTCGGTCTTCGTGTTCGCCACCTACGGCGCCGTGATCGGCATCCTGCTCCCGGCTCAGATCGCAACGATCGATCCCGACCCGCTCGCCAAGGTCGCCAACTTCGGGCTCGTCAGCTCGGTCTCGTTCGTCTTCACCCTCTTCGCCCAGCCGATCGTGGGCGCGTTGAGCGACCGCACCCGCAGCCGGCTCGGCCGCCGCGCACCGTGGATGCTCATCGGAGCCTCCGTCGCGATGATCTTCCTGCTCGGCATGGGCGGCATGCAGAACGTGCTGCTGATCGCGGCGTTCTGGGCCACGATCCAGGTGTCGATGAACGCCATCCAGGGCCCGCTCAGCGCCGTCGTGCCCGATCGCTTCCCCCGCTCCAAGCGCGGCGTCGCCTCGGCCATGGCCGGTCTCGGCTCGATGCTCGGCGGTGTCCTCGGAACCGTCGTCGCCGCCCAGTTCGTGAACAACGTCGGCATCGGCTACGCGATCTTCGGCATCGGCGTGCTCGTCGCGACCGTGCTGTACGTGTTCGTCAACAAGGACACCTCCAGCGTCGGGGCAGTCGTCGAGCCCTGGAGCTGGAAGAACTTCCTGACCGGCTTCTGGATCAACCCGAAGCAGCACCCCGACTTCGCCTGGGCGTTCGCCGGCCGCTTCCTGTTCATCCTCGGCTACTTCGTGATCACCGCCTACAGCCTGTACCTGCTGCAGGACTACATCGGCCTGCCGTTGGAGGAGGCGGCCAGCACCGCGGCCCTGCTCTCGGCGGCCGGCCTGGTGCCGATTCTGGTCTCGATCTCGCTCGCCGGATGGTGGAGCGACAAGATCGGGCGCCGCAAGGTCTTCATCTACGCCGCCACCGTCATCATGGTCATCTCCCTGGCCTTCCCGCTGCTCATGCCCACCGTCACCGGCATGCTCATCATGAACATCGTCAGCGGCTTCGGCTTCGGCTTCTACATGGCCTGCGACGCGGCCCTGATGACCGAGGTGCTCCCGGGCGGCGGTACCGCGGCCGGCAAGGACCTCGGCATCCTGAACGTCGCCACCAACATCCCGCAGGCGCTCAGCCCGGCCGTCGCCGGACTCATCATCACCTTCGCCGGCGGCTACCAGGCCCTGTTCGTCTTCGCCATGATCGCGGTCACACTGGCCGCGATCGTCCTGGCGCCCATCAAGAGCGTTCGCTAG
- a CDS encoding carboxylesterase/lipase family protein — MTTTSPLVQTTAGVVRGFWREPTDAAGVPSAAFLGIPFAEPPVGELRFAAPVPHQAWEGVRDAVEFGATPHREVQGEITLIPEPAFPGDSTLNVNVFTPAPLAPGTDAAESAGLPVLVYIHGGGYVSGSPSSPWYDGAPFNRDGVIVVSVSYRLGFHGFGYIEDAPMNRGVLDWLLALEWVQDNIAAFGGDPRQVTLAGQSAGGGAVLTLLGMPSAQHLFRGVYSISGVPTKGGMAEEAEAVGRKLAELGGVPPTRAGLGTLSEARILELQAAASPMSMEGDPNDPIAGLVGLVNGGLVLGPVVDGELIPLSSRDAYAAGIGADKALILGATDQEFNMILAGAKEALAAVPPAALLSRLVSSPETIEAYLASHEGLDTADVVGQYLTDVMFRAPNVEVVEARTAYAAGDATAAGTWVYRFSWASPTIGSSCHCLDVPFFFDQLGADRVADVAGGSPSQLLADEVHGGALALIKDAAGNWPAWNSADRQARVYDDPASSVETNAFAELRMLLTENVPAA; from the coding sequence ATGACCACCACATCCCCGCTCGTCCAGACCACTGCCGGTGTCGTGCGCGGCTTCTGGCGCGAGCCAACGGATGCCGCGGGCGTCCCCTCCGCGGCGTTCCTCGGCATCCCGTTCGCCGAGCCGCCCGTCGGCGAGCTGCGCTTCGCCGCCCCTGTGCCGCACCAGGCCTGGGAGGGCGTGCGCGACGCCGTCGAGTTCGGTGCCACCCCGCACCGCGAGGTGCAGGGGGAGATCACGCTGATCCCCGAGCCCGCCTTCCCCGGCGACTCGACGCTGAACGTCAACGTGTTCACACCGGCCCCGCTCGCCCCCGGCACGGACGCGGCGGAATCCGCCGGTCTGCCCGTGCTCGTCTACATCCACGGCGGCGGCTACGTCAGCGGCTCCCCGTCGAGCCCCTGGTACGACGGCGCCCCCTTCAACCGCGACGGCGTCATCGTCGTGTCCGTCTCGTACCGCCTCGGCTTCCACGGCTTCGGCTACATCGAGGATGCCCCGATGAACCGCGGCGTGCTCGACTGGCTGCTCGCCCTCGAGTGGGTGCAGGACAACATCGCGGCCTTCGGCGGCGACCCGCGGCAGGTCACCCTCGCCGGCCAGTCTGCCGGCGGCGGCGCCGTGCTCACGCTGCTCGGCATGCCGAGCGCGCAACACCTATTCCGCGGCGTCTACTCGATCTCGGGCGTGCCCACCAAGGGCGGCATGGCCGAAGAGGCGGAGGCCGTCGGCCGCAAGCTCGCCGAACTCGGCGGCGTCCCGCCCACCCGCGCCGGACTCGGCACGCTGTCCGAGGCGCGCATCCTCGAGCTGCAGGCCGCGGCCTCCCCGATGAGCATGGAGGGTGACCCGAACGACCCGATCGCCGGCCTCGTCGGCCTGGTCAACGGCGGCCTCGTGCTCGGCCCGGTCGTCGACGGCGAGCTCATCCCGCTCTCGAGCCGGGACGCCTACGCCGCGGGCATTGGCGCCGACAAGGCGCTGATCCTCGGAGCCACCGACCAGGAGTTCAACATGATCCTGGCGGGCGCGAAGGAGGCCCTCGCAGCTGTTCCGCCCGCCGCCCTGCTCAGCCGCCTGGTCAGCTCGCCCGAGACGATCGAGGCCTACCTCGCCAGCCACGAGGGCCTCGACACCGCCGATGTCGTCGGCCAGTACCTGACGGACGTGATGTTCCGTGCCCCGAACGTTGAGGTTGTCGAGGCACGCACCGCGTACGCCGCGGGTGACGCAACCGCGGCCGGAACCTGGGTCTACCGCTTCTCCTGGGCCTCGCCGACCATCGGCAGCTCCTGCCACTGCCTCGACGTGCCGTTCTTCTTCGACCAGCTGGGCGCGGACCGCGTGGCCGATGTCGCCGGCGGCTCGCCCTCGCAGCTGCTGGCCGACGAGGTGCACGGCGGCGCGCTGGCGCTGATCAAGGACGCCGCGGGCAACTGGCCGGCGTGGAACAGCGCCGACCGCCAGGCGCGCGTCTACGACGACCCCGCCTCCTCTGTGGAGACCAATGCCTTCGCCGAGCTGCGGATGCTGCTGACCGAGAACGTGCCCGCCGCGTAA
- a CDS encoding carboxylesterase/lipase family protein, translating to MTEQTDFDITVAPEVRTTAGTVRGLWRAPRGGTGLASAAFLGIPFAEAPVGPLRFAAPVPHTAWEGVRDALEMAPTPQRQTLSEITLIPEPSIEGESTLNLNVFTPAPAAAASAGLPVMVYIHGGGYTAGSPASPWYDGAAFNRDGVVTVSISYRLGFDGFGCIDDAPDNRGVLDWLLALEWVQQNIAAFGGDPARVTIAGQSAGGGAVLTLLGMEAAQHLFSGVYCISGAVGDVERPRAQQLARRLAELAGVPATREGFASLSEERILELQQKAQEPADGPGNPLDMLGRMIAEGLALGPMIDGALIQRPTLESFSRGVGADKPLVLGATDDEFSMALDEAKGKLRFIPKSFMLGKAGLGKVKRKAYFAANPDVAKRDTAGAVGRYMTDAMFRTAVLKVTEARESGAATGTSAASAPTWVYRFSWPSPVFKYAMHCLDVPFFFDCLDSVRIDALAGANPPQALADELHAEAVAFVSTGVAPWPKYTENARATRVFDLPSSVIADGYGGVRPLLAQPARETVSA from the coding sequence ATGACTGAGCAAACCGATTTCGACATCACCGTCGCCCCCGAGGTGCGCACCACGGCCGGAACCGTGCGCGGCCTCTGGCGCGCCCCGCGTGGCGGCACCGGGCTGGCATCCGCGGCTTTCCTGGGCATTCCGTTCGCCGAGGCACCGGTCGGCCCGTTGCGCTTCGCTGCCCCCGTGCCGCACACGGCCTGGGAGGGCGTGCGCGACGCGCTGGAGATGGCACCGACCCCGCAGCGGCAGACCCTCTCCGAGATCACGCTCATCCCCGAGCCGTCGATCGAGGGCGAGTCCACCCTGAACCTCAACGTGTTCACCCCCGCGCCGGCCGCCGCGGCATCCGCCGGCCTGCCGGTGATGGTCTACATCCACGGCGGCGGCTACACGGCCGGCTCGCCGGCCAGCCCCTGGTACGACGGTGCGGCGTTCAACCGCGACGGCGTCGTCACCGTGTCGATCTCGTATCGGCTCGGCTTCGACGGCTTCGGCTGCATCGACGACGCCCCCGACAACCGCGGCGTGCTCGACTGGCTGCTCGCCCTGGAGTGGGTGCAGCAGAACATCGCCGCGTTCGGCGGCGACCCCGCCCGCGTCACGATCGCCGGCCAGTCGGCCGGCGGCGGCGCCGTGCTCACCCTGCTCGGCATGGAGGCGGCCCAGCACCTGTTCAGCGGCGTCTACTGCATCTCCGGCGCCGTCGGCGATGTCGAGCGCCCCCGCGCGCAGCAGCTGGCCCGCCGCCTGGCCGAGCTCGCCGGCGTGCCGGCGACCCGCGAGGGCTTCGCCAGCCTCAGCGAGGAGCGCATCCTCGAACTGCAGCAGAAGGCGCAGGAACCGGCCGATGGCCCCGGCAACCCGCTCGACATGCTGGGCCGGATGATCGCGGAGGGCCTCGCGCTCGGCCCGATGATCGACGGGGCGCTCATCCAGCGGCCGACCCTGGAGTCGTTCAGCCGCGGCGTCGGCGCCGACAAGCCCCTGGTGCTGGGCGCCACCGACGACGAGTTCTCGATGGCGCTGGACGAGGCCAAGGGCAAGCTGCGCTTCATCCCGAAGAGCTTCATGCTCGGCAAGGCCGGACTCGGCAAGGTCAAGCGCAAGGCCTACTTCGCAGCGAACCCGGATGTCGCCAAGCGCGACACCGCGGGAGCCGTCGGGCGCTACATGACCGACGCGATGTTCCGCACCGCCGTGCTGAAGGTGACAGAGGCGCGCGAGTCCGGCGCGGCCACCGGCACGAGCGCGGCATCCGCCCCCACCTGGGTGTACCGCTTCTCGTGGCCCTCCCCCGTGTTCAAGTACGCCATGCACTGCCTCGACGTGCCGTTCTTCTTCGACTGCCTCGACAGCGTGCGGATCGACGCCCTCGCCGGCGCCAACCCGCCGCAGGCGCTGGCCGACGAGCTGCACGCGGAGGCCGTGGCCTTCGTGAGCACCGGCGTCGCCCCGTGGCCGAAATACACCGAGAACGCCCGCGCCACCCGGGTCTTCGACCTGCCGTCGTCGGTCATCGCCGACGGTTACGGCGGCGTGCGCCCGCTGCTCGCCCAGCCAGCGCGGGAGACGGTCTCCGCCTAG
- a CDS encoding phosphoribosylanthranilate isomerase: MFVKICGLREPATLAAAVQAGADAVGFVFAPGSPRTVDADTVRQLITAVPHSIETVGVFRGQPLDEVLLTATAAGVSTVQLHGGEPVAELDRVKSAGFGTIRALSLDEYLQQLERDPSGLRRHRLLLDAPVPGAGEPFDTSALHAQPPHGGWLLAGGLTPGNVRELLDALGGVGSAASPAGVDVSSGVESSRGQKDAALIEAFVAAARAL; the protein is encoded by the coding sequence ATGTTTGTGAAGATCTGCGGCCTGCGTGAGCCCGCGACCCTCGCCGCAGCGGTGCAGGCCGGGGCGGATGCCGTTGGCTTCGTGTTCGCGCCGGGCAGCCCGCGCACGGTCGACGCCGACACGGTACGGCAGCTGATCACGGCTGTTCCGCACAGCATCGAGACGGTCGGCGTGTTCCGGGGGCAGCCGCTCGACGAGGTCCTGCTGACCGCCACGGCGGCCGGAGTGAGCACGGTGCAGCTGCACGGCGGCGAGCCGGTGGCCGAGCTCGACCGGGTGAAGTCGGCGGGCTTCGGCACGATCCGGGCGCTCTCGCTGGACGAGTACCTGCAGCAGCTGGAGCGGGACCCGTCGGGGCTCCGCCGCCACCGGCTGCTGCTGGACGCCCCCGTTCCAGGAGCCGGCGAGCCCTTCGACACGAGCGCGCTGCACGCCCAACCGCCGCACGGCGGCTGGCTGCTGGCCGGCGGGCTCACCCCCGGCAATGTTCGGGAGCTGCTGGACGCGCTCGGCGGAGTGGGCTCTGCGGCCTCGCCCGCCGGGGTCGACGTGTCCAGCGGTGTCGAGAGCAGCCGCGGCCAGAAGGATGCTGCCCTGATCGAGGCGTTCGTGGCGGCGGCCCGCGCGCTCTAG
- a CDS encoding Gfo/Idh/MocA family protein, with the protein MAGQGPVGVGFIGTGMISDTYLENLNSFPDIRVVILGDLIEERAAAQAAKHGVALSGSAADVLAHPDVEIVVNLTIPAVHAEISLQAIAAGKHVWTEKPISIDRASGRELLERAAAAGLRVGVAPDTVLGPGVQTARRAIARGYIGTPLSGQTVMQYIGPDVFHPDPEFLFDHGAGPLFDMGPYYVTTLVHVFGSVARVAAFGSQGRTERTIATGGRAGTTFPVEVPTHISAIAEFEEGGVAQSVLSFDSPLAKTGYVEITGTEATMLIPDPNTFGGEVLITRAGFGEPEWQSIPLGGVLTGRGLGVLDMARAIRSGGAHIATGDVGYHVFDTLAAIEDAVNTKQVVTVESSIDAVPLVAEDWDPFAATLSPVPVG; encoded by the coding sequence ATGGCCGGGCAGGGGCCCGTCGGCGTCGGCTTCATCGGCACCGGCATGATCAGCGACACCTACCTGGAGAACCTGAACAGCTTCCCCGACATCCGTGTCGTCATCCTCGGCGACCTGATCGAGGAGCGGGCGGCGGCGCAGGCCGCCAAGCACGGCGTCGCCCTGTCGGGCTCGGCCGCCGATGTGCTGGCCCACCCGGACGTCGAGATCGTCGTGAACCTGACGATCCCCGCCGTGCACGCCGAGATCAGCCTGCAGGCGATCGCCGCCGGCAAGCACGTCTGGACGGAGAAGCCGATCAGCATCGACCGGGCCAGCGGTCGCGAGCTGCTGGAGCGGGCGGCTGCCGCCGGGCTCCGCGTCGGCGTCGCGCCGGACACCGTGCTCGGCCCGGGCGTGCAGACGGCCAGGCGGGCCATCGCCCGCGGCTACATCGGCACCCCGCTGTCGGGGCAGACGGTCATGCAGTACATCGGCCCGGACGTGTTCCACCCGGACCCCGAGTTCCTCTTCGACCACGGCGCCGGCCCGCTCTTCGACATGGGCCCGTACTACGTGACCACCCTGGTGCACGTGTTCGGCTCCGTGGCCCGGGTGGCCGCATTCGGCTCGCAGGGCCGCACGGAGCGCACCATCGCCACTGGAGGCCGCGCGGGAACCACGTTCCCGGTCGAGGTTCCGACGCACATCAGCGCGATCGCCGAGTTTGAGGAGGGCGGCGTCGCCCAGAGCGTGCTCAGCTTCGACTCACCGCTGGCCAAGACCGGCTACGTCGAGATCACGGGCACCGAGGCGACCATGCTGATCCCCGACCCGAACACCTTCGGCGGCGAGGTGCTGATCACACGTGCCGGGTTCGGCGAGCCCGAATGGCAGTCGATCCCGCTCGGCGGCGTGCTCACCGGGCGCGGGCTCGGCGTGCTCGACATGGCGCGGGCGATCCGCTCCGGCGGCGCCCACATTGCCACCGGCGACGTCGGCTACCACGTTTTCGACACGCTGGCCGCGATCGAGGATGCCGTCAACACCAAGCAAGTCGTCACGGTGGAGAGCTCGATCGACGCCGTGCCGCTCGTCGCCGAGGACTGGGACCCGTTCGCGGCGACCCTGTCGCCCGTCCCCGTCGGCTGA
- a CDS encoding sugar phosphate isomerase/epimerase family protein, giving the protein MTTPELSVQLYTVREQLDADLDGTLGRLAGMGLRRVEAFDFVRRPAELAEAFAKHGLSSPTGHATMLSDEIRLGELVYPVDSHETIFAAAKTLGVETVIDAFIPLERWQTEEGVADIATRLNAAARSAAEHGLRVGYHNHSQEFVASFGGRSAFEHFADQLDDAVVLEVDLFWAATAGQDVPALLSRLGERVVAVHAKDGVPGVNPFIPGAAEFDPAALDQRPAGLGEVPILASLAAAPSVRYAIIEFDAYKGDIFEGIETGVKFFAENGIR; this is encoded by the coding sequence TACACGGTCAGGGAGCAACTCGACGCCGATCTTGACGGCACGCTGGGCCGCCTCGCCGGCATGGGCCTCCGCCGCGTCGAGGCATTCGACTTCGTGCGCCGCCCCGCTGAACTGGCCGAGGCGTTCGCCAAGCACGGGTTGAGCTCACCGACCGGCCACGCCACCATGCTCTCCGACGAGATCCGCCTCGGGGAGCTCGTGTACCCGGTTGACAGCCACGAGACGATCTTCGCCGCGGCGAAGACGCTCGGTGTCGAGACCGTCATCGACGCCTTCATCCCGCTGGAGCGCTGGCAGACCGAGGAGGGCGTTGCCGACATCGCCACCCGTCTGAACGCCGCCGCCCGCAGCGCGGCCGAGCACGGCCTGCGCGTCGGCTACCACAACCACTCACAGGAGTTCGTGGCCAGCTTCGGCGGCCGTTCGGCCTTCGAGCACTTCGCCGACCAGCTGGACGACGCGGTCGTTCTCGAGGTGGACCTGTTCTGGGCGGCGACCGCCGGCCAAGACGTGCCCGCACTGCTCTCCCGCCTCGGCGAGCGGGTCGTGGCCGTGCACGCCAAGGACGGCGTCCCGGGCGTGAACCCCTTCATCCCCGGTGCGGCCGAGTTCGACCCGGCCGCGCTCGACCAGCGCCCGGCCGGCCTCGGCGAGGTCCCGATTCTGGCCTCGCTGGCGGCGGCGCCGTCTGTCCGTTACGCGATCATCGAGTTCGACGCGTACAAGGGAGACATCTTCGAGGGCATCGAGACCGGCGTGAAATTCTTCGCCGAGAACGGCATCCGCTGA